The Vitis riparia cultivar Riparia Gloire de Montpellier isolate 1030 chromosome 3, EGFV_Vit.rip_1.0, whole genome shotgun sequence genome segment CATCGGGGGAGTATGGACCAAGACACTCGAGACTACCAAGCTACAAACACCCAAACCAATCTTCCAATTCTCTGACTTTCCATGGCCGTCTTCAGTGGTTGAAGATTTTCCTAGCCATTCCCAAGTTCTTGATTATCTTCAGTCCTATGCCCATCATTTTGGCTTGCTCCGCCACATCAAATTCAACTCTAAAGTCCTCAGCATCGCCTATGAAGGCCCACCGGAGGAGGAGATGCAGGCATGGGAGCTGTGGGGTGGCGCCGGTGAGCCCTTTGGCTCTAAAGGGAAGTGGAATCTTACTGTAAACGACACACACAACCTCTCAACTGaggtatatatacatatatatatatatatatatatatatatatatatatatgaatgaccatatatcatattttatatatatgttagcCTACTTTTCAGCAGATCTCTGTGATTTTAGCTCATGTTCAAGTACATGCTGAAGTATGCTTTTCGAGTAGATCTAATAAATTGTAGTTAGTAGCCATTAATTTTTCACCCAATATGGCATTAATGGCACAGGTTTACCAAGTGGATTTTCTTATCCTCTGCATCGGACGGTTCAGCGATGTGCCCAACATCCCAGAATTTCCAGCGGGCAAAGGCCCAGAAATGTTCCATGGAAAGGTCATACATTCCATGGAGTATGCTGCCATGGATTTCGAGAGAGCAGCTGAATTCATCAAAGGGAAAAGAACAACTGTGGTTGGATTTCAAAAACATGCCCTGGACATCGCTATGGAGTGCTCAACAGCAAATGGTATGAGATAGGTTTCGGTTTCAGATATTAGTAACTTTCCTGGTCTATTTTCATACTGAACAAACATAAATTTACAGATGGTTGAAAACTTTTGTAGTAGGGGAACATCCATGTAGAGTCTTGTACAAGACGGAGCACTGGACTGTCACGGATTACCAACCATGGGGGGTACCTCTAGCTTATCTGTATCTTAACCGTTTCTCGGAGCTTCTGATTCATAAGCCTGGTGAAGGGTTCCTTCTCAGCCTCCTGGCAACCATTCTTTCACCTGTGGTATAACTCTATAGAATACaagaattttgttttcttcaatacCTCTCCCTAATGTTTCGAATCTAATGTCTACAGAGATGGGGGTTCTCCAAGTTTGTCGAATCTTATATAAAGAGGAAGCTGTCCCTTGAAAAGTTTGGGATGGTACCAAAACACAGCTTTCTCAATGAGATCAGCTCTTGTTTGATCTCAACATTGCCAGAAGGGTTCTATGATAGAGTTGAAAAGGGAAGTATCCTTTTGAAGAAAGCTCCCAAGTTTGGCTTCTGCAAAGAAGGAATTGTGGTAGATGGAGAAAGCACACCTCTAGAGACGGATTTTGTCATATTGGCAACTGGATTCAAAGGAGATGAGAAGCTCAAAGACATTTTTGTGTCTCCAACCTTCAGAGACTACATTATCGGCTCTCCAACTGCATCTCTTCCACTCTATAGGTTAGTACCTTGTAACACGTAACTAGCTTTTGGGTCAAATACATGACTGAATTTAGTC includes the following:
- the LOC117910881 gene encoding probable flavin-containing monooxygenase 1 isoform X2 — protein: MERKVGIIGAGISGLLACKYTLSQGYTPVVFESRSSIGGVWTKTLETTKLQTPKPIFQFSDFPWPSSVVEDFPSHSQVLDYLQSYAHHFGLLRHIKFNSKVLSIAYEGPPEEEMQAWELWGGAGEPFGSKGKWNLTVNDTHNLSTEVYQVDFLILCIGRFSDVPNIPEFPAGKGPEMFHGKVIHSMEYAAMDFERAAEFIKGKRTTVVGFQKHALDIAMECSTANGEHPCRVLYKTEHWTVTDYQPWGVPLAYLYLNRFSELLIHKPGEGFLLSLLATILSPVRWGFSKFVESYIKRKLSLEKFGMVPKHSFLNEISSCLISTLPEGFYDRVEKGSILLKKAPKFGFCKEGIVVDGESTPLETDFVILATGFKGDEKLKDIFVSPTFRDYIIGSPTASLPLYRECIHPRIPQLAVIGFSESVSNLYTSEMRCRWVAELLDGKFKLPSIKEMEKDAERWDKYMKQYSGEYYRRSCIGAVHIWYNDQLCKDMGWNPKRKKGFIPELFEPYGPMDYCPS
- the LOC117910881 gene encoding probable flavin-containing monooxygenase 1 isoform X1 translates to MERKVGIIGAGISGLLACKYTLSQGYTPVVFESRSSIGGVWTKTLETTKLQTPKPIFQFSDFPWPSSVVEDFPSHSQVLDYLQSYAHHFGLLRHIKFNSKVLSIAYEGPPEEEMQAWELWGGAGEPFGSKGKWNLTVNDTHNLSTEVYQVDFLILCIGRFSDVPNIPEFPAGKGPEMFHGKVIHSMEYAAMDFERAAEFIKGKRTTVVGFQKHALDIAMECSTANVGEHPCRVLYKTEHWTVTDYQPWGVPLAYLYLNRFSELLIHKPGEGFLLSLLATILSPVRWGFSKFVESYIKRKLSLEKFGMVPKHSFLNEISSCLISTLPEGFYDRVEKGSILLKKAPKFGFCKEGIVVDGESTPLETDFVILATGFKGDEKLKDIFVSPTFRDYIIGSPTASLPLYRECIHPRIPQLAVIGFSESVSNLYTSEMRCRWVAELLDGKFKLPSIKEMEKDAERWDKYMKQYSGEYYRRSCIGAVHIWYNDQLCKDMGWNPKRKKGFIPELFEPYGPMDYCPS